Proteins encoded by one window of Paenibacillus urinalis:
- a CDS encoding ABC transporter substrate-binding protein, translating to MKKPLTLMIAMMMLIVTACGGTSGSEAETGDADAKDTVTVWTYPVHGTYEDELKELIADFNQEHPHITVEYEMLTWAEGPKKFDVALNAGNPPDLYFHSVDGAYVKTGLALELDAYLTDEIKNDYVPGTLELGQIQGKQYGLPLYQFQWAWGGNKRILEEAGIDWKQIQQEGWTWNEFNEAAAKLTGTAPDGTTQYALVTDGTSLDFIEMLTRNNGMPDVLNASGEFQWNDQRILDTLTFIDNLIDQGYMPKETAAIAPAKRTDMFYAGQAAIISKALPYYDVMIQNRNKDIDAGTVQGEKIEFVLLPVPHNDGAEPKSTMGGEGYVAFKQKK from the coding sequence ATGAAAAAACCGCTTACGCTTATGATCGCTATGATGATGCTCATCGTGACAGCCTGCGGCGGCACTTCAGGCAGTGAAGCGGAGACCGGAGATGCGGATGCCAAGGATACAGTAACCGTGTGGACTTACCCTGTTCATGGCACATATGAAGATGAGCTGAAGGAGCTGATCGCTGATTTTAATCAGGAGCATCCCCATATTACGGTTGAGTACGAAATGCTTACATGGGCAGAGGGGCCTAAGAAGTTCGACGTCGCTCTGAATGCAGGTAATCCGCCAGATCTGTATTTTCACAGTGTTGATGGCGCTTATGTGAAGACAGGGCTTGCGCTTGAATTGGACGCTTACCTGACCGATGAGATCAAGAATGACTACGTGCCTGGCACACTAGAGCTTGGCCAAATTCAAGGCAAACAGTATGGACTGCCGCTCTATCAATTCCAGTGGGCTTGGGGCGGAAATAAGCGCATCCTGGAGGAAGCGGGAATTGACTGGAAGCAGATCCAGCAGGAGGGCTGGACCTGGAATGAATTTAACGAGGCGGCGGCCAAGCTTACAGGTACGGCTCCTGACGGCACCACGCAGTATGCGCTCGTCACAGACGGAACCTCACTGGATTTTATTGAAATGCTGACACGCAATAATGGAATGCCCGATGTGCTTAACGCCAGCGGCGAATTTCAGTGGAATGACCAACGTATATTAGACACACTTACCTTCATAGACAACCTCATTGATCAAGGCTATATGCCTAAAGAAACCGCAGCCATTGCTCCCGCCAAACGAACGGATATGTTCTATGCCGGGCAAGCGGCGATCATCTCCAAAGCACTTCCCTACTATGATGTCATGATTCAGAACCGTAACAAAGATATTGATGCAGGCACCGTCCAAGGCGAGAAAATCGAATTCGTATTGCTTCCTGTACCCCATAATGACGGAGCGGAGCCTAAATCAACCATGGGTGGAGAGGGTTACGTTGCCTTCAAGCAAAAAAAATGA